A stretch of Coccidioides posadasii str. Silveira chromosome 2, complete sequence DNA encodes these proteins:
- a CDS encoding uncharacterized protein (EggNog:ENOG410PR7N~COG:S), with translation MVVPPLSCCHSSKEGCVCAAQARCSCGKQHALHCNCERARTENDTSGPRCSCRSRPAGQCTCERAETENHPPTGETCPCGRRIADSCTCEKAVDAGNFPGEIDFTTQA, from the exons atggtTGTACCACCGCTATCTTGCTGCCACTCCTCCAAGGAGGGTTGTGTCTGCGCAGCACAGGCCAGATGCTCCTGCGGAAAGCAACACGCCCTCCACTGCAATTGCGAAAGGGCACGCACCGAAAATGATACTTCAGGCCCCAGATGTTCCTGCA GAAGCCGCCCCGCCGGGCAGTGTACTTGCGAACGGGCAGAGACGGAGAACCATCCACCTACAGGGGAGACGTGTCCATGCGGCCGTAGAATTGCTG ACTCTTGCACCTGCGAAAAGGCTGTTGATGCCGGAAATTTCCCGGGTGAGATTGACTTCACCACACAAGCATAG
- a CDS encoding uncharacterized protein (EggNog:ENOG410PIG7~COG:K) gives MGTCKASPVDLLGASTCRVESASWSLREHSPIYSNSRHYSKVENTQQRQAYAWPAPALGRDCTGSNERRNGEQSPCHDEIQSDDGPQTMGGGILEEKTSKRKMKRFRLSHSQTRYLMSEFTRQAHPDAAHRERLSREIPGLSPRQVQVWFQNRRAKLKRLSTDDRERILKSRAVPEDFDMAKALRWPYTNYSNTPASAATHCDNSLGRNDVPLVIESIKLSGEEYVTAPSSSPPTYGYYASDPLSVAEDNTSPDNIISNSSANERKLPVISWTYSQMPTPPSESATVPESTNPSEVRSPLNRKWSGVSLGGISARLSPSKLSPHTMNRSPNTPITPSHSYYEKQLATPVSVGGFHERSASQKEVQSPMASTMSTTPLSVSSEEQVLRPNSCFGLSSFDISCPQGASPTMGYTASGVAFEPSPRFVEIPYSTNPVKNMWDMGS, from the exons ATGGGCACATGCAAGGCCAGCCCAGTGGACCTCTTGGGTGCCTCTACGTGCCGTGTTGAGAGTGCTAGTTGGTCACTACGTGAACACAGCCCAATATATAGCAACTCTCGACATTACAGCAAGGTCGAAAACACTCAACAACGTCAAGCATATGCTTGGCCAGCTCCCGCGCTTGGAAGGGATTGCACTGGATCTAACGAAAGGCGCAATGGGGAACAGTCACCGTGTCATGACGAGATCCAAAGTGACGATGGGCCTCAAACTATGGGTGGCGGAATATTAGAGGAGAAGACAtcgaagaggaagatgaagcGTTTCAG ACTCAGCCATAGCCAAACACGCTATCTTATGAGCGAGTTCACACGACAAGCACATCCTGACGCCGCTCATAGAGAGCGTCTTTCCCGTGAGATACCGGGGTTAAGCCCGAGACAAGTTCAGGTTTGGTTTCAAAATCG GAGAGCCAAATTAAAGAGGTTGTCTACCGACGATAGAGAAAGGATCCTAAAATCAAGAGCAGTTCCAGAGGATTTTGACATGGCAAAAGCACTCCGTTGGCCTTACACCAACTATTCAAATACACCAGCATCTGCCGCGACACACTGTGATAATTCGCTCGGGAGAAATGACGTGCCATTGGTGATTGAAAGCATAAAGCTCTCGGGAGAAGAGTATGTCACAGCTCCGTCGAGTAGTCCGCCTACCTATGGGTACTATGCGTCAGACCCGTTGTCAGTGGCGGAAGACAACACGAGCCCCGACAACATCATTTCGAATTCCTCAGCCAACGAGCGGAAGTTACCTGTAATATCATGGACATACTCCCAGATGCCTACACCACCATCAGAATCAGCAACTGTACCTGAGTCAACGAATCCTTCGGAAGTAAGGTCGCCGTTAAACCGCAAGTGGAGTGGTGTATCCTTGGGAGGTATCTCAGCACGCCTGTCGCCCTCCAAATTATCACCTCATACCATGAACCGTAGCCCAAATACACCCATAACACCATCACACAGCTACTATGAGAAGCAGCTAGCTACTCCAGTATCAGTCGGAGGTTTCCATGAGAGATCCG CTTCTCAGAAGGAGGTGCAGAGCCCGATGGCCAGCACAATGTCGACCACTCCCCTTTCTGTTTCGTCGGAAGAGCAAGTCCTTCGGCCGAATTCGTGCTTTGGTCTTAGCTCATTCGACATATCTTGTCCGCAAGGGGCTTCGCCGACCATGGGCTATACGGCTTCTGGGGTTGCTTTCGAACCCAGCCCACGGTTTGTTGAAATTCCTTATTCCACTAATCCGGTGAAAAATATGTGGGATATGGGATCTTAA